The Podospora pseudocomata strain CBS 415.72m chromosome 1 map unlocalized CBS415.72m_1, whole genome shotgun sequence genome has a segment encoding these proteins:
- the MST1 gene encoding threonyl-tRNA synthetase (EggNog:ENOG503NWTH; COG:J), translating to MLPQRVARWPTHSLTRNLRPSQKAPLPTRQLQLQLQLRSCSTCEATTPAASQTTTPPSNKPSKKTPPPPPPPAPEKPPPDHRTLGLHQKLFTTSIYSPGSAFFLPSGTRIFNRLVTFLRNQYVRYGFEEVITPLIYKKDLWAKSGHLENYAQDMYTVTGARHASPEETEETDREYGLKPMNCPGHCLIFSSQKRSFRDLPIRYADFSPLHRNENTGSLTGLTRVRRFHQDDGHIFCRPVQIEEEIKKSLEFVKHTYATLGLGPYRLALSTRPEQYIGSLEDWDNAENALKRALDKSGADWTVNEGDGAFYGPKIDIVLRDSHGKEHQTATIQLDFQLPKRFELEYIAPAPELEQKGETTTDPELLASFGPVRPVMIHRAVLGSVERLMALLIEHYDGKYPLWLNPNQIKIITLNDTEPVVEWATRVRERLLGIADGDVTPTHFAVDLDTSARPIAVKKAEAVGAGVSVVVTIGASEVEGKSLSVDMSAVTGSRKRVMMGPEELRAWVGERVAAHE from the coding sequence ATGCTTCCACAGAGGGTAGCCAGATGGCCAACCCATTCCCTAACGAGGAACCTCAGACCATCACAAAAAGCACCACTACCCACCCgacagctccagctccagctccagctccgaAGCTGCTCGACATGTGAAGCTACCACCCCCGCTGCCagccaaaccaccaccccaccatccaaCAAACCATccaagaaaacaccaccaccaccaccaccaccagcaccagaaaaaccacccccagacCACCGAACCCTCGGCCTCCACCAAAaactcttcaccacctccatctaCTCCCCCGGctccgccttcttcctcccctcggGCACCCGCATCTTCAACCGCCTCGTCACCTTCCTCCGCAACCAATACGTCCGCTACGGCTTCGAAGAAGtaatcacccccctcatctaCAAAAAAGACCTCTGGGCCAAGTCGGGCCACCTCGAAAACTATGCCCAGGACATGTACACCGTCACCGGCGCCCGCCACGCATCCCCGGAAGAAACCGAAGAAACCGACCGCGAATACGGCCTCAAACCCATGAACTGCCCCGGCCATTGCCTCATCTTTTCCAGTCAGAAACGCTCCTTTCgcgacctccccatccgctACGCCGACttctcccctctccaccgaAACGAAAACACAGGCtccctcaccggcctcaCTCGTGTGAGGAGGTTCCACCAGGATGATGGGCATATTTTCTGTCGTCCCGTTCAAATAGAGGAGGAGATTAAAAAGTCGCTGGAGTTTGTCAAGCATACTTATGCCACCCTTGGATTGGGGCCGTATCGGTTGGCGTTGTCTACCCGACCAGAACAATACATTGGTTCACTGGAAGATTGGGACAATGCAGAGAATGCCTTGAAAAGGGCGTTGGACAAGAGCGGGGCGGACTGGACGGTTaatgagggagatggggcgTTTTATGGACCAAAGATTGATATTGTCTTGAGGGATAGTCATGGGAAGGAGCACCAGACTGCGACGATACAACTTGATTTTCAGCTGCCTAAGAGGTTTGAGTTGGAGTATATCGCTCCCGCGCCGGAGCTGGAACAAAAGGGGGAGACGACTACTGACCCGGAGTTGCTGGCGAGCTTTGGGCCGGTGAGACCGGTGATGATACACCGGGCGGTGCTGGGGTctgtggagaggttgatggcgTTGTTGATTGAGCACTATGATGGGAAGTACCCGTTGTGGTTGAACCCAAATCAGATCAAGATTATTACTTTGAATGATACCgagccggtggtggagtgggCTACtcgggtgagggagaggttgttggggatcGCGGATGGGGATGTTACTCCGACGCATTTTGCGGTTGATCTTGATACCAGCGCGAGACCGATTGCTGTCAAGAAGGCAGAGGCTGTTGGTGCGGGAGTGAGTGTGGTGGTTACTATTGGGGCTTCAGAGGTGGAGGGTAAATCTCTCAGTGTTGACATGTCTGCTGTTACTgggtcgaggaagagggtgatgatgggaccCGAGGAGCTGAGGGcttgggtgggggagagggttgctGCTCATGAGTAG
- a CDS encoding uncharacterized protein (EggNog:ENOG503NWG5), whose translation MAITRKQEREGSYRPESSWRMVEGSDTGSFAYDEEIVPSNSDPSNSFDSQPVSIGASQPWSIGGSQDESIETYLSKAENDEQFILKSPFRPSVPQSVRHSSKEQHREPGPEFVMPKVEVESPTEEGGSAWSSTTIKSPKRPTPPPGLRKRLGMVKESPRVRGRRQSMRQSGELERPVPNDGILGSVFSWMLDVIGLAFWAIKYPIGFLLAVYVLSGTTIIAKNMVTKSLAASLSPLCRLPGVSYLNVPFCGPNKSVDDKPANVDFDSLVDAQSLLEQVLERTVEGVTLPLDIKRSEASIRDLRTIVRHSNLKGKQELVLEFDGYIDTVRSVVHELSSFNVHVGSTVDSVISMNRWTARQLDTLEGDNVLKPRIENNDPWLSQMVEWVLSPFQPVVFTEDHLKDTYLRHASHVQDRIASLILEAQTVLSSLTKAEDHLEIIHEVAHRSTEEVKTSRQDILYTLWTLVGVNNQKLKDFKSQLSVLSQIETQRLKAVKQVTGLVSDLIKIQAEIQGLRDDVSAAELVPSVPLSVHIATINSGVERLDSARARLKAIEAERVREVVGRGREGGEKLIDSKRW comes from the coding sequence ATGGCCATCACTCGAAAGCAGGAGCGCGAGGGTTCGTACCGACCTGAAAGTTCATGGCGTATGGTGGAGGGCAGCGACACGGGCAGCTTTGCCTACGACGAAGAGATTGTTCCCTCCAACAGCGACCCGTCCAACTCGTTTGATTCGCAGCCTGTCAGCATTGGAGCCTCACAGCCATGGAGCATTGGTGGCTCGCAGGACGAGAGCATCGAGACATATCTCAGCAAAGCCGAGAACGATGAGCAATTTATCCTCAAGTCGCCCTTCCGCCCGTCGGTGCCACAATCTGTGAGGCATTCCTCGAAGGAACAACACCGTGAACCAGGGCCCGAGTTTGTCATGCCCAAGGTTGAGGTCGAGAGTCCAACTGAAGAGGGGGGCAGCGCCTGGTCCTCGACAACTATTAAATCTCCAAAgagaccaacaccaccacccgggCTACGGAAGCGTCTTGGCATGGTCAAGGAAAGTCCTAGAGTTCGAGGCCGACGACAAAGTATGAGACAGTCAGGGGAACTGGAGCGCCCCGTCCCGAATGATGGCATTCTCGGTTCAGTATTCTCCTGGATGCTCGACGTGATTGGGCTTGCGTTTTGGGCCATCAAGTATCCAATCGGTTTTCTGCTGGCCGTCTATGTTTTATCTGGCACCACAATCATCGCCAAGAACATGGTCACCAAGTCGCTCGCAGCGTCTCTTTCACCGCTGTGCCGACTCCCTGGTGTCTCTTACCTGAACGTACCTTTTTGCGGACCCAACAAGTCTGTAGACGACAAGCCCGCAAACGTTGACTTTGACAGCTTGGTCGACGCCCAAAGCCTTCTGGAGCAGGTACTGGAAAGGACCGTGGAAGGCGTCACGCTCCCACTCGACATCAAGCGTTCCGAAGCCTCCATTCGCGATTTGCGCACCATCGTCCGGCACAGCAACCTCAAGGGGAAGCAAGAGCTCGTTCTTGAATTTGACGGCTACATTGACACTGTTCGTTCAGTTGTCCACGAGCTCAGCAGCTTCAACGTCCACGTTGGGTCTACCGTTGACTCGGTCATCAGCATGAACCGCTGGACAGCCCGCCAGCTCGACACCTTGGAGGGAGACAATGTCCTCAAACCTAGGATTGAGAACAATGACCCCTGGCTCAGCCAAATGGTTGAGTGGGTTTTGTCTCCTTTCCAACCTGTGGTCTTTACGGAAGACCACCTGAAGGATACCTACCTCCGCCACGCCTCCCACGTCCAAGACAGAATCGCCAGCCTCATTCTCGAAGCTCAGACCGTCTTGTCGTCTCTTACCAAGGCGGAGGACCACCTTGAAATCATCCATGAGGTCGCCCACCGCAGCACAGAGGAGGTCAAGACCTCGCGTCAGGATATCTTGTACACGCTCTGGACTCTGGTCGGGGTGAATAATCAGAAACTAAAGGACTTCAAGTCGCAGTTGAGTGTTCTTAGTCAAATTGAGACGCAGAGGTTAAAGGCGGTGAAGCAGGTTACGGGGCTGGTGTCGGATCTGATCAAGATTCAGGCTGAGAttcaggggttgagggatgATGTTTCGGCGGCGGAGCTGGTGCCGAGCGTGCCGTTGAGTGTGCACATTGCGACGATTAACAGTGGGGTTGAGAGGTTGGATAGTGCGcgggcgaggttgaaggctattgaggcggagagggttagggaggtggtggggcgggggagggaggggggggagaagttgaTTGATAGTaagaggtggtga
- a CDS encoding uncharacterized protein (EggNog:ENOG503P0X9; COG:S), translated as MSAPPPQGPGGFSLFPNTTARPPSRSQNQQRPPTRSGTPQEGPSNSTEASPPRGPRIRRDSSVREGKQRVASTNPWQHALDARESQRRQYPQESETRPSNAVPVPDPVVETACAQPVSDPPQRCETAFSEAQTLVRSNSARSRSSIAKPPLTYAPAGQPSSSGGPSSSSHQNPPQLRSIFPTYNPELPLDRQEYYPKEASPTRIPQAAISRPLYSPRRERAPTVTSNHNPQSPPQGPIQSPAPTTTSSRWPRHHEPAVIPPVSSTEELRSLWKVTNGWKASSLEGRPFCLKLTTTPDAPVYTLSSSTSQPFYCLRIDPTSASALVSLSRYDPNKPFKQSPPSPNSGSPSQSPTPGGVSQSANIINSSPSTPPSSTSLRTSMSLRTSKSTRSLQHNAKNWLEVLTTSLTPPGLRNENDGLVAQLWPSAAARLVADRSNDATTVALAQQESARLVFDPDSGNHFLVHPALAMPFCVTIERNPVYSRTEYTLEHLESPVHLAKLTRDGTGQGWLEVDTSIAAKIEAVYLVDVVVAALVLVAHGDDQYTAGVEVFEPPPVVFGGGNGSVISGDRRSSRSSRRAGGDSRASMRREEKQRKKEAKKAEKRSKSRSSKKRMEQFEMDLESQDSEYGKRSVKEKEEKLPAVLRALVWLIKIFFKCLIGSLALVFKCLGGIINGLARCCGLGKL; from the coding sequence ATgtcggcaccaccacctcaggGGCCGGGAggcttctccctcttcccaaaTACTACTGCCAGACCACCGTCGAGGAGTCAGAACCAGCAGAGACCACCGACTAGGTCAGGGACACCTCAGGAGGGGCCGTCCAATTCGACAGAGGCATCGCCTCCTCGTGGTCCGAGGATAAGGAGGGACTCTTCAGTCAGGGAAGGAAAGCAGAGGGTTGCATCAACCAATCCATGGCAACATGCTCTTGACGCTCGAGAATCTCAACGACGGCAATATCCCCAGGAGAGCGAGACCAGGCCGTCCAATGCTGTACCTGTCCCGGACCCCGTGGTTGAGACGGCATGTGCTCAGCCGGTGAGCGATCCACCGCAGCGATGCGAGACAGCCTTCTCCGAAGCGCAGACACTTGTCAGGAGTAACAGCGCTCGATCTCGAAGCTCAATTGCCAAACCACCACTCACATACGCCCCGGCCGGtcaaccttcttcttcaggaggaccatcttcctcgtcccATCAAAACCCACCACAACTTCGCTCCATCTTTCCCACCTACAACCCCGAGCTTCCTCTGGACAGACAGGAGTACTACCCAAAAGAagcctccccaacccgcaTTCCCCAAGCAGCCATCTCCCGTCCTCTCTACTCCCCACGACGAGAGCGCGCCCCAACAGtcaccagcaaccacaaccctcaaTCACCCCCCCAAGGACCAATCCAGTCCCCAGcgcccaccacaacctcttCCCGCTGGCCCCGCCACCACGAACCGGCCGTAATCCCGCCCGTCTCCTCAACAGAAGAACTGCGCTCCCTCTGGAAAGTAACCAACGGCTGGaaagcctcctccctcgaagGCCGCCCCTTCTGCCTCAAActcaccacaaccccggACGCCCCGGTCtacaccctctcctcctccacctcgcaACCCTTCTACTGCCTCCGAATCGACccaacctccgcctccgccctcgtctccctctcccgctaCGACCCAAACAAACCCTTCAAAcaatcccccccctccccaaacagcggctccccctcccaatccccaaccccaggtGGCGTCTCCCAATCGGCAAACAtaatcaactcctccccctccacgcccccctcctccacctccctccgcacAAGCATGTCCCTCCGCACAAGCAAATCCACCCGCTCCCTCCAACACAACGCCAAAAACTGGCTAGAAGTCCTGACAACCTCCCTCACTCCCCCCGGCCTGAGGAACGAAAACGACGGTTTGGTCGCCCAGTTATGGCCCTCAGCCGCAGCACGCCTGGTAGCCGACCGCTCCAACGACGCAACAACCGTGGCGCTCGCGCAGCAAGAATCCGCGCGGTTAGTCTTCGATCCCGATTCGGGCAACCACTTCCTCGTCCACCCCGCCTTAGCCATGCCCTTTTGCGTGACGATAGAGAGAAACCCGGTTTATTCAAGAACAGAATACACCCTCGAGCACCTCGAATCGCCCGTCCACCTCGCCAAACTCACCCGCGACGGGACAGGGCAGGGTTGGCTGGAAGTCGACACCTCCATCGCGGCCAAGATCGAGGCGGTGTAcctggttgatgttgttgttgctgcgtTGGTGCTGGTCGCGCACGGGGACGACCAATATACCGCCGGTGTCGAGGTCTTCGAGCCGCCTCCAgttgtttttggtggggggaatGGTTCTGTCATCTCCGGCGACCGTCGCTCTTCACGGTCGTCCAGACGGGCAGGGGGCGATTCCCGTGCGAGCatgagaagagaagagaaacaACGGAAGAaagaggccaagaaggcggagaagaggtcTAAAAGCCGAtccagcaagaagagaatgGAGCAGTTCGAGATGGACCTCGAGAGCCAGGATAGTGAATACGGCAAACGATCGgtgaaagaaaaggaggagaagttACCTGCTGTGTTGAGGGCGTTGGTGTGGCTGATCAAGATTTTCTTCAAATGCTTGATTGGGAGTCTAGCGCTGGTGTTTAAATGTCTCGGGGGAATCATCAACGGGTTGGCGAGATGTTGTGGGTTAGGGAAGCTATAG
- the UTP11 gene encoding Small subunit (SSU) processome component (EggNog:ENOG503Q39Y; COG:S; BUSCO:EOG09264CA0), which translates to MSSLRNSVQRRSHRERAQPLERAKLGLLEKKKDYQKRAKDYKKKQTVLKSLREKAAEKNEDEFYFGMMSRKSAGSSSLTAGKGFDGKVAGDRGNKAMGVDLVRLLKTQDLGYVRTVRNIVAKEVRGLEERWVLAGGGEEEEDSEDEFDMGGQQPKKAKKIVFCEGVEERKEVVEGRKRQEREQESDDEDDEERVRKERNLEKLAKKLKEARKKLKALTDAELELEVTQAKMAKTATSGGVTKAGRRIKVRERKR; encoded by the exons atgtcttCCCTACGGAACAG CGTCCAACGCCGCTCCCACCGCGAACGCGCCCAGCCCCTCGAGCGCGCCAAACTCGGCCTCctagaaaagaaaaaagattATCAAAAACGCGCAAAGGACTacaaaaaaaagcaaacagtCCTCAAATCACTCCGGGAGAAAGCCGCCGAGAAGAACGAAGATGAGTTTTATTTCGGCATGATGTCCCGCAAGTCGGCCGGGTCGTCTTCTCTCACTGCAGGAAAAGGGTTTGATGGGAAGGTAGCGGGGGATAGGGGAAACAAGGCTATGGGTGTGGATTTAGTTAGGCTGCTCAAGACGCAGGATTTGGGGTATGTGAGGACTGTGAGGAATATTGTTGCcaaggaggtgagggggttggaggagaggtgggtgcttgcgggcgggggggaagaggaggaggatagtgAGGATGAGTTTGATATGGGAGGGCAACAACCGAAGAAAGCGAAGAAGATTGTTTtttgtgagggggttgaggagcggaaggaggtggtggagggaaggaaaaggcaggagagggaacaggagagtgatgatgaggatgatgaggagagggtgaggaaggagcggAATTTGGAGAAATTGGCTaagaagttgaaggaggcgaggaaaAAGCTCAAGGCGTTGACGGATGCCGAGTTGGAACTGGAGGTTACACAGGCGAAGATGGCGAAAACGGCGACGAGCGGGGGGGTTACgaaggcggggaggaggattaaGGtcagggagaggaagaggtga
- a CDS encoding uncharacterized protein (EggNog:ENOG503P57R), whose protein sequence is MIPNHAPKPSVARQDSQSSQGSQGGSVWLADCQQYRNVIESLASSEPRLRRRDPRLELKNIPWPFKNTRIAVLESPSAGSPFTRKPWQCSDPAKFRLSLTDESPASGPDGRRIIIMEGQAPAHIGTLGTHFDIHPAFFVDHERDNAPEAFKSNDAYYNISLPCVQKEHVTMRYYQLISLPNDLQSNFRVFCAETGRTVTTTRILGKFADTVCLHRKCSIWRRPRENGTGWDCIVITDPPLRYVGTSYEAYNPIPVSPITRFHQGGYPDFIPHQRQMKNLHRGGPPRTTLLDDLCFYLDHHWDLFDSHGTDLVLTLAQKIVASHYRQHVGFLQTYISHVQHSMSRQENLEYFNTTAVEKQWSDVQSYERRLSYYCIDLESIMIQCRIPFQAPNVLSGSGSSSEADFQFLYMALKDVRRRVELLSSSITGLAGMAGNRQAVEEQVLSRQEATSVKALTVVGLVFIPLGFVASLFGMEDWFAPGGERFWMYWAVAVPVSVVAFGLYFFAKVVRGGGMGKRRVEGKWMC, encoded by the coding sequence ATGATCCCAAACCATGCCCCCAAGCCTTCCGTTGCAAGGCAAGACAGTCAGTCTAGCCAAGGAAGCCAAGGGGGCAGCGTCTGGCTTGCCGATTGCCAGCAGTACCGAAACGTCATCGAGAGTCTCGCCTCGTCCGAGCCTAGGTTGAGACGTAGAGACCCCAGACTCGAACTCAAGAACATACCCTGGCCCTTCAAAAACACAAGAATCGCCGTGCTAGAGTCCCCATCCGCGGGCTCTCCCTTCACCAGAAAGCCGTGGCAGTGCAGCGACCCAGCGAAGTTCAGACTCTCCTTGACCGACGAATCACCCGCCTCAGGCCCAGATGGACGCcgaatcatcatcatggaggGCCAAGCCCCAGCCCACATCGGCACCCTGGGCACACACTTCGACATCCATCCCGCCTTCTTCGTCGACCACGAACGAGACAACGCCCCCGAAGCCTTCAAGTCCAACGACGCCTACTACAACATCTCGCTCCCATGCGTCCAAAAAGAGCATGTCACCATGAGATACTACCagctcatctccctccccaacgaCCTCCAAAGCAACTTTCGCGTCTTTTGCGCAGAAACCGGGCGCACCGTCACAACTACTCGAATCCTCGGTAAATTCGCCGACACAGTCTGCCTCCACAGGAAGTGCTCCATCTGGCGGCGCCCACGAGAAAATGGCACAGGCTGGGATTGCATCGTCATCACCGACCCCCCCCTCCGATACGTAGGGACCTCTTACGAAGCCTACAACCCGATCCCCGTCTCCCCCATCACGCGCTTCCACCAGGGGGGGTACCCCGACTtcatccctcaccaacgacaGATGAAGAACCTCCACCGCGGCGGCCCGCCCCGAACGACACTCCTCGACGACTTGTGCTTCTACCTCGATCACCACTGGGATTTATTCGACAGCCATGGCACCGACCTGGTCTTGACCCTCGCGCAAAAGATCGTCGCAAGCCATTACCGCCAACACGTCGGTTTTTTGCAGACGTACATCTCTCACGTGCAGCATAGCATGTCGAGGCAGGAGAATCTCGAGtacttcaacaccaccgcggTAGAGAAACAGTGGTCAGATGTGCAGTCATACGAGCGGAGGTTGTCGTATTATTGTATTGATCTCGAGTCGATCATGATACAGTGTCGGATTCCGTTTCAGGCACCGAACGTTTTGTCTGGCAGTGGTTCGTCTTCCGAGGCAGATTTTCAGTTTTTGTACATGGCGTTGAAggatgtgaggaggagggtcgaGCTTTTGAGCAGTAGTATCACTGGGCTGGcggggatggcggggaataggcaggcggtggaggagcaggtgtTGAGCAGGCAGGAGGCGACGAGCGTCAAGGCGTTGACagtggtggggttggtgtttaTACCGCTTGGGTTTGTGGCGAGCTtgtttgggatggaggattGGTTTGCGCccgggggggagaggttttgGATGTATTGGGCGGTTGCCGTGCCGGTTAGTGTGGTGGCTTTTGGGCTGTATTTTTTTGcaaaggtggtgaggggtggggggatggggaagcGTAGGGTAGAGGGGAAGTGGATGTGTtga
- a CDS encoding uncharacterized protein (EggNog:ENOG503NXK1; CAZy:GH47; COG:G) has protein sequence MPGISDSFTTAAAFHSAMAILTARRFQRLALLTVVALVFYILLDQADYVAIPMVPKTGQYVQSTYDWARRRMKYPFDESKLIKLPEGIPRELPRIQYDFSQDEASESHIKTQKERQEAVKQAAKKSWNAYRKYAWGRDELLPEKLTGKDTFAGWGATLVDSLDTLWIMGLKDEYKEAVQKTATINWDKTTSSHCSLFETTIRYLGGLLSAYDLNGDQVLLDKAVELGDMLYAGFDTPNHMPANSFNFREAKAGSLRPSMGESSAAAGTLSLEFTRLAQLTGDPKYFNAISGVTRALEKTQDDTNLPGMWPVFIDVSRNEPENPIGAKGSSFSLGASADSAYEYFSKMYVLLGGLDPTYKKLHMKSMATARNHLLFRPMLPDLYPATPPDVLLSGNVYANGQDIIDLQPQVQHLGCFAGGMFALGGKLFHEPAHVKIGEQLARGCAWAYDAFPSGIMPEVSEIIPCPAPSSAPSSKDEEEEEFPRCKWDDATYKEANTAPGRYPKPFRAVQDPSYLLRPEAIESIFIAYRITGKKDLLDIAWRMFTAVQKATETNEAYTAISDVNVAPGEEQADAHGRGGTRSRTKNSMESFWIAETLKYYYLIFSEPDLISLDDYVFNTEAHPLKIPKPGKGAEGKEGLDTEKEA, from the exons ATGCCGGGCATTTCGGACAGTTTCACGACTGCCGCTGCATTTCATAGCG CAATGGCCATCCTAACCGCCCGCAGGTTTCAACGCCTAGCTCTGTTGACGGTGGTCGCTCTTGTTTTCTATATACTCCTCGACCAAGCAGACTATGTTGCCATTCCCATGGTGCCAAAAACGGGGCAATATGTCCAAAGTACTTACGACTGGGCAAGACGCCGGATGAAATACCCGTTTGATGAGTCCAAACTCATCAAACTGCCAGAGGGTATCCCACGAGAGCTTCCCCGCATCCAGTATGACTTCTCCCAGGATGAAGCCAGCGAGTCTCACATCAAGACTCAAAAGGAACGACAGGAGGCTGTGAAGCAGGCCGCAAAGAAGTCATGGAACGCCTATCGAAAATACGCCTGGGGCCGGGATGAGCTCCTCCCTGAGAAGCTCACTGGAAAAGACACCTTTGCTGGATGGGGTGCTACGCTGGTGGACTCGTTGGACACGCTGTGGATCATGGGATTGAAGGACGAATACAAGGAGGCGGTCCAAAAGACCGCTACCATCAACTGGGACAAGACGACCTCTTCACATTGCTCGCTTTTCGAAACGACGATCAGGTATCTGGGTGGTCTCCTCTCAGCATACGATCTCAATGGCGACCAggtcctcctcgacaaggcCGTTGAGCTGGGCGATATGCTCTACGCCGGCTTCGACACCCCCAACCACATGCCAGCAAACAGCTTCAACTTTCGTGAGGCGAAGGCGGGAAGTCTCAGGCCCAGCATGGGCGAGTCTTCTGCTGCAGCCGGAACCCTGTCTCTCGAATTTACTCGGCTTGCCCAGCTGACCGGGGATCCCAAGTATTTCAACGCCATTTCTGGGGTGACGCGCGCCCTTGAGAAGACGCAGGACGACACAAATCTCCCGGGAATGTGGCCAGTGTTTATTGACGTCTCTCGCAACGAGCCCGAGAACCCCATTGGTGCGAAGGGTAGCTCTTTTAGCCTGGGTGCCTCTGCCGACTCAGCCTACGAGTACTTTTCCAAGATGTACGTCCTTCTCGGTGGCCTCGATCCAACGTACAAGAAACTTCACATGAAGTCCATGGCCACCGCGCGCAACCACCTCCTTTTCCGGCCCATGCTCCCGGATTTGTACCCTGCCACACCGCCTGATGTGCTGTTGTCGGGTAATGTCTATGCTAATGGTCAAGACATTATCGACCTCCAGCCTCAGGTGCAGCACTTGGGGTGCTTTGCGGGTGGAATGTTTGCCTTGGGTGGGAAGCTCTTCCATGAACCCGCCCACGTCAAGATTGGCGAGCAGCTCGCTCGTGGGTGTGCCTGGGCGTATGACGCGTTTCCTTCTGGGATCATGCCTGAGGTTTCAGAGATCATTCCCTGCCCTGCTCCCTCTTCTGCGCCTTCATCaaaggacgaagaagaggaggagtttcCCCGGTGCAAGTGGGATGATGCAACCTATAAAGAAGCCAACACCGCCCCTGGCCGGTATCCCAAGCCTTTCAGGGCTGTCCAGGACCCTTCGTATCTCCTCCGGCCTGAAGCGATCGAGTCTATCTTTATTGCTTACCGCATCACTGGCAAGAAGGACTTGCTCGATATCGCCTGGCGCATGTTCACAGCTGTTCAAAAAGCGACCGAAACAAACGAGGCGTACACGGCTATTTCAGACGTCAATGTTGCCCCGGGTGAAGAGCAGGCGGATGCTCATGGCCGGGGTGGGACGAGGTCAAGAACCAAGAACTCGATGGAGAGCTTTTGGATTGCCGAGACGCTGAAGTACTATTATCTTATCTTCTCTGAGCCGGACCTCATCAGTTTGGATGACTATGTTTTTAATACCGAGGCGCACCCGTTGAAGATTCCCAAGCCGGGtaagggggcggaggggaaagaggggTTGGATACGGAAAAGGAGGCATAA